In the Oreochromis aureus strain Israel breed Guangdong linkage group 14, ZZ_aureus, whole genome shotgun sequence genome, one interval contains:
- the LOC116329766 gene encoding P2Y purinoceptor 14-like codes for MAASSFNQSRSNSNSSCYEDIQDTSAHIFFMVIYTLVFLVGLFLNGFTLNVYFFRGQRHASSVTIFLKNLAAADFLISLCLPLRIMKYANIKSEIIRKVYCNFGASAFYLNMYASITFMGFIAANRYLKIVHPLGNHMLQTVRGAKIISIVTWVFLITVTSSYILVSLITENSVFETLTKVSCDEMHSKELSVLYKIIHVFSATIFVTVLVCLVVFYYKTSRKLSVAQEKQPASTGSKKLARSRRNMLVLVSVFCVCFVPYHLVRLPYAYTSKTNNCSWRQVFFYVKEMAVFVSVLNVCLDPLIYFIFCKAFRARLSLRNMQTTTEVSTVAANGERRSSDTQSSIKRKLSLTPMTRTSVL; via the exons ATGGCAGCTTCGTCCTTCAACCAGTCCAGAAGCAACAGTAACTCCAGCTGTTATGAAGACATCCAGGACACTTCAGCCCACATCTTCTTCATGGTGATCTACACCCTGGTGTTTCTA GTCGGTTTGTTCCTCAACGGTTTCACCCTGAACGTTTACTTCTTCAGGGGTCAGCGCCACGCGTCCAGCGTCACCATCTTCCTGAAGAACCTGGCAGCGGCCGACTTCCTCATCAGCCTCTGCCTCCCTTTGCGAATTATGAAGTATGCCAACATTAAATCTGAGATCATCCGCAAGGTCTACTGCAACTTCGGCGCCTCCGCCTTCTACCTGAACATGTACGCCAGCATCACGTTCATGGGCTTCATCGCCGCTAACAG GTACCTGAAGATCGTCCACCCTTTGGGAAATCACATGCTGCAGACAGTACGAGGTGCTAAGATAATATCCATTGTAACCTGGGTCTTCCTCATCACTGTGACGAGCTCCTACATCCTGGTCTCTCTTATAACAGAAAACTCGGTATTTGAAACACTAACAAAAGTGAGCTGTGATGAGATGCACAGTAAAGAGCTCAGCGTGCTTTACAAAATCATCCACGTCTTCTCGGCCACCATCTTCGTGACCGTCCTCGTCTGCCTGGTTGTCTTCTACTACAAAACCTCTCGCAAGCTTTCAGTGGCGCAGGAGAAGCAGCCTGCATCTACTGGGTCCAAGAAGCTCGCCAGATCGCGCAGAAACATGCTGGTGCTGGTCAGCGTCTTCTGCGTCTGCTTTGTCCCCTACCACCTGGTTCGCCTTCCTTACGCCTACACATCCAAGACCAACAACTGTTCGTGGAGACAGGTGTTCTTCTACGTGAAGGAAATGGCGGTCTTTGTGTCCGTTCTCAATGTTTGTCTGGACCCGCTCATCTACTTCATCTTCTGCAAGGCCTTCCGGGCCAGGTTGAGCCTCAGGAACATGCAAACCACTACAGAGGTGTCAACGGTCGCAGCGAACggagagaggaggagcagcGATACGCAGAGCTCCATCAAAAGGAAGCTATCGCTCACCCCAATGACAAGGACCAGCGTGCTGTAG
- the LOC116329779 gene encoding P2Y purinoceptor 14, with amino-acid sequence MAHNNSTSLLCNQTADFNSVFTLKILPLLYFVIFLVGLFLNGGAACIFFRVPADSGLVVYLKNMVVADLLMLCTYPFKIVAQLELGDWHIHVIVCRYTAVIFYCSMYMGILFMGLISLERYVKIVRTAPSSITTASCRTRVARIFSLHHLQNPMCARVLAVLSWTLLTVFLMPNSLLTSKEANKENARKCMDLKTALGKEWHQVSSIFSVSMFWVTLVVLAFCYASIAHRIYQSYRRVRCDNSDVCRKSNRSIFSILVVFFICFVPYHVCRIPYTLSQMPESGFSWYTCFLLLQVKEGTLFLSALNVCLDPVIYFLMCRTFRESLLRKVSRRERRRRSLTTAQSLSNI; translated from the coding sequence ATGGCTCACAACAACTCCACCAGCCTACTGTGCAACCAGACAGCAGACTTCAACAGCGTCTTCACCCTGAAGATCCTGCCCCTGCTGTACTTTGTGATCTTTCTGGTGGGTTTGTTTCTGAATGGCGGAGCCGCCTGCATCTTCTTCAGAGTGCCCGCCGACTCTGGGCTGGTGGTCTACCTGAAGAACATGGTGGTGGCCGACCTCCTCATGCTGTGCACCTACCCGTTCAAGATCGTGGCTCAGCTGGAACTCGGCGACTGGCACATCCACGTGATCGTCTGCCGCTACACCGCTGTGATCTTCTACTGCTCCATGTACATGGGGATCCTCTTCATGGGCTTAATTAGCCTCGAGCGCTACGTCAAGATTGTCCGAACCGCCCCCTCCTCCATCACCACCGCCTCCTGCAGGACACGAGTGGCCAGGATCTTCTCCCTGCACCACCTGCAGAACCCCATGTGTGCCCGGGTGCTGGCCGTCCTCTCTTGGACCCTCCTCACCGTTTTCCTCATGCCCAACAGCTTGCTGACAAGCAAGGAAGCCAACAAGGAAAACGCCCGCAAGTGCATGGATCTGAAGACGGCGCTGGGCAAAGAATGGCACCAGGTGTCCTCGATCTTCAGCGTCTCAATGTTCTGGGTGACTCTGGTGGTCCTCGCCTTCTGCTATGCCTCCATCGCCCACCGCATCTACCAGTCGTACCGCCGCGTTCGCTGCGATAACAGCGACGTCTGCCGCAAGTCCAACCGGAGCATCTTCAGCATCCTGGTGGTGTTCTTCATCTGCTTCGTGCCGTACCACGTCTGCCGCATCCCCTACACCCTGAGCCAGATGCCGGAGTCGGGCTTCAGCTGGTACACCTGCttcctgctgctgcaggtgaAAGAGGGGACGCTCTTCCTGTCAGCACTTAATGTCTGCCTCGACCCCGTCATCTACTTCCTCATGTGCCGAACCTTCAGAGAGTCGCTGCTGAGAAAAGTGTCGCGgcgagagaggaggaggaggtcccTGACCACGGCGCAGAGTCTGAGCAACATTTAG